A region from the Tachyglossus aculeatus isolate mTacAcu1 chromosome 5, mTacAcu1.pri, whole genome shotgun sequence genome encodes:
- the LOC119928871 gene encoding olfactory receptor 4P4-like, with amino-acid sequence MEKRNNVTEFVLLGLSSDRNLQIFCFGLFLSCYITILLGNFLILITVRCSSLIKEPMYFFLCHLSLMDLCYTSTVTPKLVRDLLSETKTISFCDCMIQLFTMHLFGGVEIFILVGMAYDCYVAIYKPLHYVVIMNMQRCATGIAVCWGGGFLHSIVQWLLVIFLPFCGPYEIDHYFCDIYPLMELACSDTDVTGFLVLGNTGTVAVVTFTFLISSYITILASLRTPSLEGCRKALSTYASHITVVALSFLPSFFIYLRPAQTFSEAKVFALFYTIIAPMFNPLIYTLRNREMKTAMIKT; translated from the exons atggaaaagaggaacaacgtcacagaatttgttctcttaggactgtccagtgaccgaaatttgcagatattctgctttgggctgttcctctcctgttacattaCAATCCTTTtagggaatttcctcatcctcatcactgtcagatgcagttccctcatcaaggagcccatgtacttcttcctctgccacttgtctctaatggacctctgctacacttccacggtgactcccaaactggtcagagatttgctgTCTGAGACGAAAACCATTTCCTTCTGTGACTGCATGATTCAACTCTTTaccatgcacttatttggtggggttgagattttcatccttgtggggatggcctacgattgctatgttgccatctaCAAACCCTTGCACTATGTGGTTATCATGAACATGCAGCGCTGTGCCACAGGGATTGCagtgtgttggggaggaggatttctccattccatcgtCCAGTGGCTTCTTGtaatttttttgcccttctgtggcccttatgagatcgatcactatttctgtgatatTTACCCTCTAATGGAACTGGCTTGCTCAGATACTGatgtgactggatttttagtcctcgGCAATACAGGGACAGTTGCGGTGGTTACTTTTACATTCTTAATCTCttcttacatcaccattttagccagtctgaggaccccCTCTTTGGAAGGATgtcgcaaagccctctccacctatgCTTCCCACATCACTGTGGTGGCATTGTCTTTCTTGCCTTCCttcttcatttacctccggccAGCCCAGACCTTCTCCGAGGctaaggtgtttgctctgttttacaccattattgcccccatgttcaaccccctcatctatactctgaggaacagagagatgaaaacggccATGATAAAG ACCTAA